Proteins encoded within one genomic window of Equus caballus isolate H_3958 breed thoroughbred chromosome 20, TB-T2T, whole genome shotgun sequence:
- the H2AC5 gene encoding histone H2A type 1-E translates to MSGRGKQGGKARAKAKTRSSRAGLQFPVGRVHRLLRKGNYAERVGAGAPVYLAAVLEYLTAEILELAGNAARDNKKTRIIPRHLQLAIRNDEELNKLLGRVTIAQGGVLPNIQAVLLPKKTESHHKAKGK, encoded by the coding sequence ATGTCTGGGCGTGGGAAACAAGGTGGAAAGGCTCGTGCTAAGGCTAAGACCCGCTCTTCTCGGGCCGGGCTGCAGTTCCCCGTGGGCCGAGTGCACCGCCTGCTCCGCAAGGGCAACTACGCTGAGCGGGTCGGGGCCGGCGCGCCGGTGTACCTGGCGGCGGTGCTGGAGTACCTAACGGCCGAGATCCTGGAGCTGGCGGGCAACGCGGCCCGCGACAACAAGAAGACGCGCATCATCCCGCGCCACCTACAGCTGGCCATCCGCAACGACGAAGAGCTCAACAAGCTTCTGGGGCGCGTGACTATCGCGCAGGGCGGAGTCTTGCCCAATATCCAGGCTGTGCTGCTGCCCAAGAAGACTGAGAGTCACCACAAAGCCAAGGGCAAGTAA
- the H3C3 gene encoding histone H3.1: protein MARTKQTARKSTGGKAPRKQLATKAARKSAPATGGVKKPHRYRPGTVALREIRRYQKSTELLIRKLPFQRLVREIAQDFKTDLRFQSSAVMALQEACEAYLVGLFEDTNLCAIHAKRVTIMPKDIQLARRIRGERA from the coding sequence ATGGCTCGTACTAAGCAGACAGCTCGCAAGTCCACCGGCGGCAAGGCGCCGCGCAAGCAGCTGGCCACCAAGGCGGCTCGCAAGAGCGCGCCGGCCACGGGCGGCGTGAAGAAGCCCCACCGCTACCGGCCCGGCACGGTGGCCCTGCGCGAGATCCGCCGCTACCAGAAGTCCACCGAGCTGCTGATCCGCAAGCTGCCCTTCCAGCGCCTGGTGCGCGAGATCGCGCAGGACTTCAAGACCGACCTGCGCTTCCAGAGCTCGGCCGTGATGGCGCTGCAGGAGGCGTGCGAGGCCTACCTGGTGGGGCTCTTTGAGGACACCAACCTGTGCGCCATCCACGCCAAGCGCGTCACCATCATGCCCAAGGACATCCAGCTCGCGCGCCGCATCCGTGGGGAAAGAGCATAA